The Panicum virgatum strain AP13 chromosome 5K, P.virgatum_v5, whole genome shotgun sequence genome has a window encoding:
- the LOC120706186 gene encoding fructose-bisphosphate aldolase 3, chloroplastic-like, producing the protein MAMATVKLSSPAAGLLAGGRTRRSAPARRATVIRAAAGSYSDELVSTAKSVASPGRGILAIDESNATCGKRLSSIGLDNTEANRQAYRQLLLTTASLGEYISGAILFEETLYQSTTDGKKFVDCLKDQNIMPGIKVDKGLVPLPGSNNESWCQGLDGLASRCAEYYKQGARFAKWRTVVSIPCGPSALAVKEAAWGLARYAAIAQDNGLVPIVEPEILLDGDHGIETTLEVAEKVWSEVFFYLAQNNVLFEGILLKPSMVTPGAEHKEKASPEAIAKHTLTMLRRRVPPAVPGIMFLSGGQSEVEATLNLNAMNQSPNPWHVSFSYARALQNSVLKTWQGRPENVEAAQKALLVRAKANSLAQLGRYTGEGESAEAKKGMFQKGYTY; encoded by the exons ATGGCGATGGCGACGGTGAAGCTGAGCTCCCCGGCCGCAGGCTTGCTCGCTGGCGGCCGCACCCGCCGAtccgcgcccgcccgccgcgccacggtgatccgcgccgccgccggctcctacTCCGACGAGCTCGTCTCCACCGCG AAATCTGTTGCTTCCCCTGGGCGTGGTATTCTGGCAATTGATGAGTCAAATGCAACATGCGGAAAGAGATTATCATCCATTGGTTTGGATAACACAGAAGCTAACCGCCAGGCTTACAGGCAGCTTTTACTGACAACTGCTAGCCTTGGTGAATATATTTCTGGTGCTATTCTTTTTGAGGAGACTCTTTATCAATCAACTACAGATGGCAAGAAGTTTGTTGACTGCTTGAAGGATCAGAATATCATGCCTGGCATCAAGGTTGACAAG GGTTTGGTTCCATTGCCTGGATCCAACAATGAATCATGGTGCCAAGGTCTTGATGGTTTGGCTTCAAGGTGTGCTGAGTACTACAAGCAGGGGGCACGCTTCGCAAAGTG GAGGACTGTTGTTAGCATCCCTTGTGGTCCATCTGCATTAGCAGTCAAGGAAGCAGCATGGGGACTTGCTCGATATGCTGCTATTGCTCAG GACAATGGGTTAGTGCCTATTGTGGAGCCAGAGATCCTTCTTGATGGAGACCATGGGATTGAAACAACTCTTGAGGTGGCAGAGAAAGTGTGGTCTGAGGTATTCTTCTACCTGGCCCAAAATAACGTTCTGTTTGAGGGTATCCTTCTGAAGCCCAGCATGGTCACCCCTGGAGCTGAGCACAAGGAGAAGGCTTCCCCAGAAGCCATTGCGAAGCACACACTAACAATGCTTAGGAGGAGAGTGCCACCTGCTGTTCCTGGAATCATG TTCCTTTCTGGTGGACAGTCTGAGGTGGAGGCGACTCTGAACCTGAACGCAATGAACCAGTCTCCAAACCCGTGGCACGTGTCTTTCTCCTATGCCCGGGCTCTCCAGAACTCGGTGCTGAAGACATGGCAGGGTCGCCCTGAGAACGTGGAGGCGGCGCAGAAGGCCCTGCTGGTGCGCGCAAAGGCCAACTCCCTGGCGCAGCTCGGTCGTTACACCGGTGAGGGCGAGAGCGCCGAGGCCAAGAAAGGCATGTTCCAGAAGGGCTACACCTACTAA